In one window of Armatimonadota bacterium DNA:
- a CDS encoding S-layer homology domain-containing protein: protein MRRVIFLLIVVGFLGMLAGPAEAIPNERAIAANSNMQDTPAIWGDRIVWEEYRPALRGSDIFMKDVSTGLEMPVCVAGWGQISPAIWGDRIVWQDGRNSNYTGIYMFDLTAARETPIRPFAFAHHPAIWGDRIVWQEWRSGNFDIYMYDLATATETAICTNPAKQLGPSIWGDRIVWYDYRNGDSDIYMYDLATATETAICTNAAYQVYPAIWGDRIVWDDYRNDQGDWCNSDIYMYDLATATETPVCTNEVGQGAPQIWGDRIVWADNRNGNADIYMYDLATATETAICTDPAGQHWPQIWGDRIVWEDYRNGKPDIYMYDLDPSWGETRLTGLASAEKCPDVFAHRIVWHDTRNGNWDIYMYDLATSTERSICSDAASQQCAAIYGARIVWHDTRNGNWDIYMYDLSTATETAICTNAAYQGPPAIWGARIVWHDQRSGNFDIYMYDVANATESAICTNLTHQYQPAIWGDRVVWQDQRGGTFDIYMYDLAAAMETAICTATGDQLRPAIWGHRIVWEDTRSGDSDIYMYDLATSTETAVCTASGSQEFADVWGDRIVWQDGRNGSNDIYMYDLSTGQESHIASDPANQWYPAVWGDRIAWEDQRNGNNDIYVYKLAMCSFDDVPRSHEIWQGVEAIYAQGVTGGTSTVPPLYSPADTATRGQMAKFLCIAFGKTWYDPGTASFGDVPRGANGQWDGGGGGGLDADGTHIFYGYIERLADPASWGGTAPTTGIGGGMYGPALTVTRGQMAKFVSVAAGKTWYDPGTASFTDVPRGANGQWDGG from the coding sequence CTGTGTAGCTGGCTGGGGTCAAATCAGCCCCGCGATCTGGGGCGACCGCATCGTCTGGCAGGACGGACGCAATTCGAACTACACCGGCATCTACATGTTCGACCTGACCGCCGCGCGCGAGACCCCGATCCGACCTTTTGCGTTCGCGCACCACCCCGCGATCTGGGGTGACCGGATCGTGTGGCAGGAATGGCGCAGCGGCAACTTCGACATCTACATGTACGACCTGGCGACGGCGACCGAGACCGCCATTTGCACCAACCCGGCGAAGCAGTTAGGCCCCTCCATCTGGGGTGACCGCATCGTGTGGTATGACTATCGGAACGGCGACTCGGACATCTACATGTACGACCTGGCGACGGCGACCGAGACGGCGATCTGCACCAACGCGGCGTATCAAGTCTATCCTGCGATCTGGGGTGACCGCATCGTGTGGGATGACTACCGCAACGATCAGGGCGACTGGTGCAACTCCGACATCTACATGTACGACCTGGCGACGGCCACCGAGACGCCGGTCTGCACCAACGAAGTGGGCCAAGGGGCACCTCAGATCTGGGGCGACCGCATCGTGTGGGCGGACAACCGCAACGGCAACGCGGACATCTACATGTACGACCTGGCGACGGCGACCGAGACGGCGATCTGCACGGACCCAGCCGGCCAGCACTGGCCTCAGATCTGGGGCGACCGCATCGTGTGGGAAGACTATCGGAACGGCAAGCCCGACATCTACATGTACGATCTCGACCCGTCGTGGGGGGAGACGCGGCTCACAGGCCTTGCCAGCGCGGAGAAGTGCCCGGACGTCTTCGCGCACCGCATTGTGTGGCATGACACTCGCAACGGCAACTGGGACATCTACATGTACGACCTGGCGACTTCCACGGAGAGATCCATCTGCAGTGACGCGGCCAGTCAGCAGTGTGCCGCCATCTATGGCGCGCGCATCGTGTGGCATGACACTCGCAACGGCAACTGGGACATCTACATGTACGACCTCTCGACGGCGACGGAGACGGCGATCTGCACCAACGCGGCGTATCAAGGGCCTCCCGCCATCTGGGGCGCGCGCATCGTGTGGCATGACCAGCGCAGCGGCAACTTCGACATCTATATGTACGACGTAGCGAACGCCACCGAGTCGGCAATCTGCACCAACTTGACCCACCAATACCAGCCCGCGATCTGGGGCGACCGGGTCGTGTGGCAAGACCAGCGCGGCGGCACCTTCGACATCTACATGTACGACCTCGCGGCCGCCATGGAGACGGCGATCTGCACCGCAACGGGCGATCAGTTGCGCCCCGCCATCTGGGGGCACCGCATCGTGTGGGAGGACACTCGCAGCGGCGACTCGGACATCTACATGTACGACCTCGCGACGAGCACGGAGACTGCGGTGTGCACCGCAAGCGGCAGCCAGGAGTTCGCGGATGTCTGGGGTGACCGCATCGTGTGGCAGGACGGCCGCAACGGCAGCAACGACATCTACATGTACGACCTCAGTACCGGCCAGGAGAGTCACATCGCGAGCGACCCCGCAAACCAATGGTATCCCGCGGTCTGGGGCGACCGCATCGCATGGGAGGACCAGCGCAACGGCAACAATGACATCTACGTGTACAAGCTCGCGATGTGCTCGTTCGACGACGTGCCGCGCAGCCATGAGATCTGGCAGGGCGTCGAGGCGATCTACGCCCAGGGCGTGACCGGTGGCACCTCGACCGTGCCGCCGCTGTACTCGCCGGCGGACACGGCGACGCGTGGGCAGATGGCGAAGTTCCTGTGCATCGCCTTCGGGAAGACGTGGTACGACCCGGGAACGGCGAGCTTCGGCGACGTGCCGCGGGGCGCAAACGGCCAGTGGGATGGCGGCGGGGGCGGCGGCCTCGATGCCGACGGGACGCACATCTTCTACGGTTACATCGAGCGATTGGCCGATCCGGCCTCGTGGGGCGGCACGGCGCCGACGACGGGGATCGGCGGCGGGATGTACGGGCCGGCGCTCACCGTGACCCGCGGTCAGATGGCGAAGTTCGTGTCGGTGGCGGCGGGCAAGACATGGTACGATCCGGGAACGGCGAGCTTCACCGATGTCCCGCGCGGCGCCAACGGCCAGTGGGACGGCGG